In Caproiciproducens sp. NJN-50, the following are encoded in one genomic region:
- a CDS encoding zinc ribbon domain-containing protein: MGLFEDVVVNAKTAVNVVGKKASQIVDVSKLRISAADLNNEISKRYEAIGRTVYEAKKTGNDTSDLIAESVAAIDDLYEQLDAVNNQLASARAKLVCKNCGQENAQGSAYCCKCGQKLSSD; this comes from the coding sequence ATGGGACTGTTTGAAGATGTCGTAGTCAATGCGAAAACGGCGGTAAATGTCGTGGGGAAAAAGGCCAGCCAGATTGTCGATGTTTCCAAGCTGAGAATCAGTGCGGCAGATTTGAATAATGAAATTTCAAAACGGTACGAGGCGATCGGCCGCACGGTTTACGAGGCAAAAAAAACCGGCAACGATACCTCCGATCTGATTGCCGAGAGTGTCGCCGCGATCGACGACCTTTACGAGCAGCTGGACGCGGTAAATAACCAGCTTGCTTCCGCCCGCGCGAAACTGGTGTGCAAAAACTGCGGGCAGGAAAACGCGCAGGGTTCGGCCTACTGCTGCAAATGCGGGCAGAAACTGTCAAGTGACTGA
- the hemZ gene encoding coproporphyrinogen dehydrogenase HemZ has protein sequence MTLCIDGHEFRYEMENLCRVFFPDRKIDLAEEGKEPDIYTGVTPCGDGMRIRVSVKISGEYKSAEKLLSPGEAADSREVERRMGVLLYGLLSQACGFHPQWGILTGVRPVKLFARLAGSMGEEEAVRYFEEKLLVSREKAELCRMTSSNQTEILSIPRPRSFSLYIAVPFCPTRCAYCSFVSTSVEKAFRLVPDYVELLCAELRRTAEIAAELGLTCDSVYVGGGTPTTLSAEQLKQVLDTVKNNFGLSRCRELTVEAGRPDTVTAEKLAALREGGTTRISINPQTLNDEVLRAIGRAHTTEQTLNAFSLARSCGFGNINMDLIAGLPKDSEDSFQKTLSGVIGLGPESVTVHTLALKRAAKLSLDPAGPYSGDARTAQNMLEEADGKLLNNGYRPYYLYRQSRMVGNLENTGWSKPGCEGYYNIFIMEEKETILACGAGAVTKLFDPSSNRLERVFNFKYPYEYIGRFSEMMTRKDRVKEFYGSLSD, from the coding sequence ATGACCCTCTGTATTGACGGCCACGAGTTCCGGTATGAAATGGAAAACCTCTGCCGCGTTTTTTTCCCGGATCGGAAAATCGACTTGGCGGAGGAAGGAAAAGAGCCGGATATCTACACCGGCGTAACGCCCTGCGGCGACGGCATGCGGATCCGCGTCTCCGTTAAAATCAGCGGAGAGTACAAGAGTGCGGAGAAACTGCTTTCGCCCGGCGAGGCGGCGGATTCCCGGGAAGTGGAGCGCCGCATGGGGGTTCTGTTGTACGGCCTGCTTTCGCAGGCGTGCGGTTTCCATCCTCAGTGGGGAATCCTGACGGGCGTCCGGCCGGTAAAGCTCTTTGCACGGCTTGCCGGGAGCATGGGGGAAGAGGAGGCCGTCCGGTATTTTGAAGAAAAGCTGCTGGTCTCGCGGGAAAAAGCGGAGCTGTGCCGCATGACCAGCAGCAACCAGACGGAGATTCTGTCCATCCCGCGTCCCCGTTCCTTCAGCCTGTACATTGCGGTCCCGTTCTGCCCGACGCGCTGCGCCTACTGTTCCTTTGTGTCAACCTCGGTGGAAAAAGCGTTCCGGCTTGTTCCCGATTACGTGGAACTGCTGTGCGCCGAACTGCGCCGGACTGCGGAAATCGCCGCGGAGCTCGGCTTGACCTGCGACTCCGTCTACGTCGGCGGAGGAACGCCAACAACGCTGTCTGCGGAACAGCTGAAGCAGGTGCTTGACACGGTGAAAAACAATTTCGGCCTGTCCCGCTGCCGGGAGCTTACGGTCGAGGCCGGACGTCCCGACACCGTGACGGCGGAAAAGCTCGCCGCGCTCCGGGAAGGCGGGACGACCCGCATCAGCATCAATCCGCAGACGCTGAACGACGAGGTGCTGCGTGCGATCGGGCGCGCCCATACGACGGAGCAGACGCTGAACGCTTTTTCGCTTGCGCGGAGCTGCGGCTTCGGGAATATCAACATGGACCTGATCGCGGGTCTTCCGAAAGACAGCGAGGACAGTTTTCAAAAGACGCTGAGCGGCGTGATCGGCCTCGGGCCGGAGAGCGTCACGGTCCACACGCTCGCGCTGAAACGCGCGGCAAAGCTGTCGCTGGACCCCGCCGGACCTTACAGCGGCGACGCGCGGACGGCCCAGAACATGCTGGAAGAGGCGGATGGGAAGCTGTTGAACAACGGATACAGGCCCTACTATCTTTACCGGCAGAGCCGCATGGTGGGAAACCTGGAAAACACCGGCTGGTCAAAGCCGGGCTGCGAAGGGTATTACAACATTTTTATCATGGAAGAAAAAGAGACCATTCTGGCCTGCGGGGCGGGTGCGGTCACAAAACTGTTCGACCCCTCGTCGAACCGTCTGGAACGGGTTTTTAACTTTAAATATCCGTATGAATATATCGGTCGTTTTTCGGAAATGATGACAAGGAAAGACAGGGTGAAAGAGTTTTATGGCAGCCTTTCGGACTGA
- a CDS encoding uridine kinase family protein, translating to MAAFRTDFVEYQNSVQQINRSVREDPEAFVAKGERAYHDNLRRIADSLAMEEPPCRLVMLAGPSASGKTTTAHLLAEALRERGTGAEIISLDDFYRGEHQAPLLPDGSHDYENVEALNVPEILECLGDLIASGRCNMPVFDFTIRLPYPHRRQVVLEDREIAIVEGIHALNPLLIAGLPARHIRRIYISVKQGIRDEAGELLGPNDMRLVRRIVRDKNFRGTRPGTTLGMWRNVMDGEYKYIKPFRTTADYTINSFHAHGPCVLKDQAATLLHTVPEDDPGWKTARMLLNALERFEPVDSCLVPKNSILREFIGGGIY from the coding sequence ATGGCAGCCTTTCGGACTGATTTTGTCGAATATCAGAACAGCGTGCAGCAGATCAACCGTTCGGTCAGGGAAGACCCCGAGGCGTTTGTCGCAAAGGGGGAAAGGGCCTATCACGACAATCTGAGGAGGATCGCGGACAGCCTTGCGATGGAAGAACCGCCCTGCCGCCTTGTTATGCTTGCGGGTCCCTCCGCGAGCGGCAAAACGACGACCGCGCACCTTCTTGCGGAAGCGCTGCGCGAACGGGGAACCGGCGCGGAGATCATCTCCCTGGACGATTTTTACCGCGGGGAGCATCAGGCGCCGCTGCTGCCGGACGGCAGCCATGATTATGAAAACGTGGAGGCCCTGAATGTTCCGGAAATTCTTGAGTGTCTCGGCGACCTGATCGCAAGCGGGCGCTGCAATATGCCGGTTTTCGATTTTACCATCCGGCTTCCTTACCCGCACAGGCGGCAGGTCGTTCTCGAAGACCGGGAAATCGCGATTGTGGAAGGGATTCACGCTTTGAACCCGCTGCTGATCGCCGGCCTGCCCGCCCGGCACATTCGCCGCATCTACATCAGCGTGAAGCAGGGAATCCGGGACGAAGCGGGGGAACTGCTTGGGCCGAATGACATGCGGCTGGTCCGCAGAATCGTGCGTGACAAGAACTTCCGCGGAACGCGGCCCGGGACAACGCTCGGCATGTGGCGCAATGTGATGGACGGAGAGTACAAATATATCAAGCCGTTCCGCACCACCGCCGACTACACGATCAATTCCTTTCATGCGCACGGGCCCTGTGTGCTGAAAGACCAGGCCGCGACCCTCCTACATACCGTGCCGGAGGACGACCCGGGCTGGAAAACCGCGCGAATGCTGCTGAATGCTTTGGAGCGGTTTGAGCCGGTGGATTCCTGTCTTGTGCCCAAGAACTCGATTCTGAGGGAATTTATCGGCGGCGGGATTTATTGA
- a CDS encoding MBL fold metallo-hydrolase, whose protein sequence is MRVTKIPGGPLPTNCYLLTEEQTGLTAVIDPGFESGELTESVLAAGKGKVPMILLTHAHFDHITGVAKIKELTGAKIYLHSEELMFVTDGSLNASGVFYGAKVPPFRVDVPMGDGDEIGLGSLKIRAIHTPGHTSGGCCFLVEDALFTGDTLMKLSCGRTDFPTGSYRQMLDSLQRLAKIPGNYHIYPGHGPESTLDYERKNNSFLQAGADSYDPLY, encoded by the coding sequence ATGAGAGTAACCAAAATTCCGGGCGGACCCCTTCCGACGAACTGCTACCTGCTGACGGAAGAACAGACCGGTTTGACCGCCGTGATCGATCCCGGGTTCGAAAGCGGGGAACTGACGGAAAGCGTCCTTGCGGCAGGAAAGGGAAAGGTGCCGATGATCCTGCTGACGCATGCCCATTTTGACCACATTACGGGAGTCGCGAAAATAAAAGAACTGACCGGAGCGAAGATTTATCTGCACTCGGAAGAGCTGATGTTCGTGACCGACGGTTCGCTCAACGCTTCGGGCGTTTTTTACGGCGCGAAAGTTCCGCCCTTCCGGGTCGACGTCCCCATGGGCGACGGAGACGAGATCGGGCTTGGAAGCCTGAAAATCCGCGCGATTCATACGCCGGGCCATACCTCCGGCGGGTGCTGCTTCCTTGTCGAAGACGCTCTTTTTACCGGCGACACGCTGATGAAGCTGAGCTGCGGGAGGACGGACTTTCCGACCGGAAGCTACCGCCAGATGCTGGATTCGCTGCAAAGGCTGGCGAAAATTCCGGGTAATTATCATATTTATCCGGGACACGGGCCGGAGAGCACGCTGGACTATGAACGGAAAAACAACTCGTTTCTCCAGGCCGGGGCGGATTCGTATGACCCTCTGTATTGA
- a CDS encoding putative polysaccharide biosynthesis protein — MEQRKNPPARRQSFLHGALILMVAYAVEKLIGAFFKIPLTWILTPTGNGYFSNAYSLYAPLYSLATAGFPIAISRLVSENSVRGRFRDVRQIHRASIRIFLILGILSFSIMFFGARPYANYVLSGSPQNALPAIYALAPAVFFTSMMSIYRGYYEGLRNMVPTAISEVCESLCRLIFGLSAAYLVVWEGMREYAASGTVFGAPMKSAEYAKLATLPYASAGAVFGVTLGGMTGFLFLLFYHRHNGDGISREMLLRSPKPLPMRVTSSRLIRTAVPVALGSLAVNLSTLVDSTFLQMRIKDIMDSSPQVLLNMYKGIIPQSDIQLNLVPSFLFGCFSNATVFFMLVPGITQALGVSALPSVTAAWTQGDPKRIKHSIESVLRIVTLMAIPSGLGLSMLSTPIAKLVLRSGNAPEITGKILVILGLAAIFASISTPINSMLQAIGRVDLPVKLLAVGLVVKIILNYTLVGIPEINVMGAGTGTLVCYFLITFLSLYFLIRETGVMPNLFAIFVKPALASGISVGAAWMLQRTAAKLIPEDLATVLAILAAAFLYLICILWFRALSRRDIIMLPKGQKIVKILEKHHWIR; from the coding sequence ATGGAACAAAGGAAGAATCCTCCGGCACGGCGGCAGAGCTTTCTTCACGGCGCCCTGATCCTGATGGTGGCGTATGCCGTTGAAAAGCTGATCGGCGCTTTTTTTAAGATCCCTCTGACCTGGATCCTGACCCCCACCGGGAACGGTTATTTTTCCAACGCCTATTCCCTCTATGCTCCCCTGTACAGCCTGGCGACGGCCGGGTTTCCGATCGCGATTTCCAGACTGGTGTCGGAAAATTCGGTGCGGGGGCGCTTTCGCGACGTGCGGCAGATCCACCGGGCGTCGATCCGGATCTTTCTCATCCTCGGGATTCTGTCCTTTTCGATTATGTTTTTCGGCGCCCGGCCCTATGCGAACTACGTCCTGAGCGGGAGCCCGCAGAACGCTCTCCCGGCCATCTATGCTCTTGCGCCCGCCGTCTTCTTCACCAGCATGATGTCGATTTACCGCGGATACTACGAGGGCCTGCGCAACATGGTTCCGACCGCGATTTCCGAGGTGTGCGAGTCGCTGTGCAGGCTGATTTTCGGCCTCAGCGCCGCTTATCTGGTCGTCTGGGAGGGAATGAGGGAGTACGCTGCTTCCGGCACCGTGTTCGGAGCGCCCATGAAGTCGGCGGAATACGCCAAGCTTGCCACGCTGCCTTATGCTTCCGCGGGCGCCGTTTTCGGCGTAACGCTCGGAGGAATGACCGGCTTCCTGTTCCTGCTGTTTTACCACAGGCATAACGGCGACGGGATTTCCAGAGAGATGCTGCTGCGTTCCCCGAAGCCCCTCCCGATGCGGGTGACCTCTTCCAGACTGATCCGGACCGCGGTGCCGGTTGCGCTGGGGTCCCTTGCGGTCAATCTTTCCACTCTGGTGGACAGCACGTTTCTGCAGATGCGGATCAAGGATATTATGGACAGCAGCCCGCAGGTCCTGCTCAATATGTACAAGGGGATTATTCCCCAGTCGGACATTCAGCTGAATCTGGTTCCGTCCTTTTTGTTCGGCTGTTTCAGCAATGCGACCGTCTTCTTTATGCTTGTGCCTGGGATCACGCAGGCGCTCGGCGTCAGCGCCCTGCCGAGCGTAACGGCCGCCTGGACGCAGGGGGATCCCAAACGGATCAAGCACAGCATCGAGTCCGTCCTCAGGATCGTCACACTGATGGCGATTCCGTCCGGGCTTGGGCTTTCCATGCTCTCCACGCCGATTGCAAAGCTGGTCCTCCGGTCGGGCAACGCGCCGGAAATCACCGGAAAGATTCTCGTCATTCTGGGGCTTGCCGCGATATTTGCCTCCATCAGCACGCCCATCAACAGCATGCTTCAGGCAATCGGCAGGGTGGACCTTCCGGTCAAGCTGCTGGCTGTCGGCCTGGTGGTCAAGATCATTCTGAATTATACTCTGGTGGGCATTCCGGAAATCAACGTGATGGGTGCCGGCACCGGGACTCTTGTGTGCTATTTCCTCATTACCTTTCTCTCCTTGTATTTCTTGATCCGGGAGACGGGGGTCATGCCGAATCTCTTCGCCATCTTTGTCAAACCGGCTCTGGCTTCCGGCATCAGCGTCGGCGCCGCCTGGATGCTCCAGAGGACGGCGGCAAAGCTCATACCGGAGGACTTGGCGACCGTACTGGCGATTCTTGCTGCCGCGTTTCTGTATTTGATTTGTATTCTTTGGTTCCGCGCGCTCAGCCGCCGGGATATTATAATGCTGCCAAAGGGACAAAAAATTGTGAAAATACTTGAAAAACACCATTGGATAAGGTAG